One Mycolicibacterium fallax genomic window, CAGCCGTCGGCGGCGGGCAGCAGCCGGGTCGCGCCGCCGGCGCTGACCGTGCCGCGCCGGGTCAGCCCGAGCAGCCCGGCCCGCCCGGTCAGCAGCAGGCCGGCATCGGGGCGGGCGTCGGTGGCGGCGGCCAACACGGCGGCCCGGCCGAAGTCCGGGGGGCCGTCGGCGTGGCCGGTCAGGGCCGCCAGTCCACCGGCCGCCCAGCGCGCCGCCGCATCGTTCACACCGGCCATTGTTCCGCAACCCGTTTCCCGGCGGTGTGACGATCCGGGTGCCCGGGTGCGCTGGCCCCGGCCTGCGGGCGCACCCGCGCTCAGAACATCAGCGCGGTGTAGCGCCAGTCCAGCACCGGCCGGGGTTCCTCGGCGCCGGCGGCGTAGACCAGCGAGCGCAGCGTCAGCACCCCATTGGGCGCGGCGGCCTCGATGTGCAGCTCACTGTGCAGCACATCGCCCTCGTGCACGGGTCCGGTGTGATCGCAGGACTGCCAAGCCAATACGGTCACCAGGTTCGGCAGCAGCCGGCAGGCCTGGGCCAGTGCCAGGCCGATGGTGTGGCCGCCGTAGACCAGCCGCCGGGCGCCGTGGTGGGCGGCGGCGATGTTCAGGGTCAGCCGGGCGAGTTCGGGTGCGCTGCTGACCACGTCGGGGGTGCTGGTCAGCACCGCACCGGCCACGGCGGGATCGAAGTGCGGGCCGGGCACCCGGCGGCGGTACGCGTCGGCGTCCCAGCCGCCGGTGGGATCGGCGGCCGCGCCGTCGTTGTCGCCGATTCCGGACAGGTCATCGGCATGCCCGGTGGCCAGCTCCGCGCTCAGCGGCAACATCGCGCAGCGGTGGAAGTCCAGCACCAGCCGGCCGTCCTGGTCGACCGTCGTCATCCGCAGTGCGGCCAGGCCGGTCGCGGGCCGGTCGGGCCGGATCGAATTCTGTTTGAGGCCAACCACTTCGGTTCGGGTGGCCAGGGTGTCGCCGATCATCGGCAGCCGGTGAAACCGCAGGCCGCGGTAGAACAGGTTGGCCTTGACCCGCTGGGTGACCAGGGTGGATTGGCCGATCGCGACGTCGCAGACCAGTCCGGGGTGGGCGATCCGGCCGCCGGTGACCGCGCGGGACAGCTCGGCGTCCAGCGGCAGCCGCATCCGGTCGCCGAGGATCGACTGGTGCACGGCGGCCACCCCGTCGGTCAGCGTCATCGACGGCGCCCAGTCGAAGCGCTGACCGCGGGTCAGGTCATCGAAGTAGGGCCCGCCCGCGCGGATCGTGTTCACGCTCATCGCCTTTCGCTCAGCTCGTCGACCAGCCCCCAGGCCAGCGCGGTGGTCGCGTCGATGGTGTGCCCGGAGAGCACCAGGTAGCCGGTGCGCCAGCGCCCGATCCGCCGGGTGATGCTGACGGTGCCGCCGGCCCCCGGCAGCAGCCCCAGGCTCAGCTCGGGCAGACCCAACACGGCGGCCGGATCGCAGACCACGGTGCCGCAGTAGCAGGCCATCTCCAGCCCGCTGCCCAGCACCCGGCCGTGGATTTCGGCGCGGGCGGCGGTGCCCAGCCGGGCGGTGACCGCGTCCAGTGCCAGCGCCGGGCTGTGCCGGGTGCGGGCCAGGTGCGCCGACGACGGGTCGGCGAAGGTGCCGAATTCGCCGAGGTCACCGCCGCTGCAGAAGGACGGACCGTTGCCGGTGAAGATCAGTTCGGTGACGTCGGGATCCAGCAGCACCACCCGCAGGCCGTCGAGCAGCGCGGCGCGGGCTGGAGTGGAGAAGGCATTGTGCCGCTGCGGGCGGTTGAACCGGATGACGACGGTGTTCCCGGTGCGTTCGACGAGCACCGGGTCGGCGCTCTCGGGCACCCGGGCCGGGCCCCGCTCGGCGAGCCAGCGGGCGAACTCCGGGCCGGCCTGCAGCGTCGAGTAGGCCAGCGATTCGGTGATGACCCCGGACCGCGCGGGTGCCTGCGGGTCCAGCGCGCGCAGCACGTCGTCGCAGACCGCGGCAGCCTGCGGCCAGCGCGCCACCCGCTCGGCCAGCTCGGCGACCGCGG contains:
- a CDS encoding MaoC family dehydratase — encoded protein: MSVNTIRAGGPYFDDLTRGQRFDWAPSMTLTDGVAAVHQSILGDRMRLPLDAELSRAVTGGRIAHPGLVCDVAIGQSTLVTQRVKANLFYRGLRFHRLPMIGDTLATRTEVVGLKQNSIRPDRPATGLAALRMTTVDQDGRLVLDFHRCAMLPLSAELATGHADDLSGIGDNDGAAADPTGGWDADAYRRRVPGPHFDPAVAGAVLTSTPDVVSSAPELARLTLNIAAAHHGARRLVYGGHTIGLALAQACRLLPNLVTVLAWQSCDHTGPVHEGDVLHSELHIEAAAPNGVLTLRSLVYAAGAEEPRPVLDWRYTALMF
- a CDS encoding enoyl-CoA hydratase/isomerase family protein, which gives rise to MRVVDLADDPDDADPSTVGEVIVAVGDPAAPNAQYWLQAATFTLLPGDIGDRRAIAVDSVDAAVAELAERVARWPQAAAVCDDVLRALDPQAPARSGVITESLAYSTLQAGPEFARWLAERGPARVPESADPVLVERTGNTVVIRFNRPQRHNAFSTPARAALLDGLRVVLLDPDVTELIFTGNGPSFCSGGDLGEFGTFADPSSAHLARTRHSPALALDAVTARLGTAARAEIHGRVLGSGLEMACYCGTVVCDPAAVLGLPELSLGLLPGAGGTVSITRRIGRWRTGYLVLSGHTIDATTALAWGLVDELSERR